Proteins from a genomic interval of Lysobacter stagni:
- a CDS encoding fimbrial protein, translating into MAFYSGAQGYGLSVMLANGEYGTPSTQARSVMTLSKAGTYDLKTIVYFEIRKVASTTTSGTFGTFGGSLHRSAQVKSGGTWSTATSCTATGAVMASSLASGVGTPPSAQVPALVCTLNKGQAINITLPAVEALAMTRLGSLPNEYQKHEYPLHYVCTGTGGVANPTYRIGLVGTKAGSTNALQSSNPNVGVMVEAVDSRGSAPQTLVPGTATSASQVRLYDAGQSGGATMKLLSYPVRSGGTSASDVKPGKFSASGTLRVFTD; encoded by the coding sequence ATGGCGTTCTATAGCGGCGCCCAGGGCTACGGACTTTCCGTGATGTTGGCCAACGGAGAGTACGGCACACCGTCTACGCAGGCTCGCTCGGTGATGACCTTATCGAAGGCGGGCACCTACGATCTGAAGACCATCGTCTACTTCGAAATACGCAAGGTCGCATCAACCACGACGAGCGGCACATTCGGCACCTTCGGTGGCTCGCTGCACCGGTCCGCGCAAGTCAAGTCGGGTGGGACGTGGTCGACAGCGACCAGTTGCACGGCTACCGGCGCAGTCATGGCATCGTCCCTCGCGTCGGGCGTTGGAACACCACCATCCGCCCAGGTGCCGGCGCTTGTGTGCACTCTCAACAAGGGACAAGCGATCAACATCACGCTGCCCGCCGTCGAGGCGCTCGCGATGACCCGCCTCGGCAGCCTGCCCAATGAATACCAGAAGCACGAGTACCCGCTGCATTACGTTTGCACCGGGACGGGCGGGGTCGCGAATCCAACCTACCGAATTGGCCTGGTCGGGACCAAGGCTGGCTCGACGAATGCACTTCAGAGCTCAAATCCGAATGTGGGGGTGATGGTCGAAGCTGTCGATAGCCGTGGCAGCGCACCTCAGACGCTCGTGCCTGGCACCGCCACCAGCGCCTCGCAAGTTCGCCTGTACGACGCCGGTCAAAGTGGAGGCGCCACGATGAAGTTGCTGAGCTATCCCGTGCGGAGCGGTGGAACGTCCGCGAGCGACGTGAAGCCCGGGAAATTCAGCGCCAGCGGAACGCTGCGGGTGTTCACCGACTAG
- a CDS encoding pilus assembly protein: MTEKPPMSRSPSRRRAYRDRLLALGLTFSATLIALPVSATIEFPELPLQSGVNVPPNIMFTLDDSGSMQFEITPEQNKSPRGGTTNSAFSPNYGFPALTSNIYVDANLENFVVTTVEDDWFNRFSRSPSHNASYYDPTVRYLPWVASDGTLFPNASATCALNNPADATRGCRNLTVNLTEAAVWYSYTSGNGRAPGTDGRNDSPSYRTYYPARYYLMDRCTNHESSTCYTKVEIKSTTTSYAKSAARTDCMGATCTYAEEVQNFANWYTYYRSRVLTARAGVGRAFVEQTERVRIGFATINSTARDIDGVSTPKIRSGVRAFNATQKVNFYTLLYTTGMAGGTPLRETADVIGKYFARSDSRGPWSDTPGTTSTSPQVSCRANYHILMTDGYWNGNAGRSGNVDNTIGPTYTHPTTGEQRRYAPRVPFIDAYSGTLADTAMYYWANDLRTDLTNNVRSSSQNPAFWQHVITFGVGLGLTTSVNPERAFAAIESGANVTYQGVYGEGARTGWPEPGLAPNGGDSVYNVDDLLHAAVNSRGGFFSAKEPVAFASGMQNVLTRINEREASASSVAANSSSVGTDTRLFQASYVSGSWTGEVKAFPVVRNQGGVDATRTLWTASTGIPANAGDRKIFTWNGSAGVPFAWNSLSSAQKTALGGETVLNYLRGVRTGERQNGGTLRNRTQVLGDIVNSSPAYVDATQTVYVGSNDGMLHAFSALDGAEKFAYVPGNVSWTGLQSLSHNDYTHQYFVDGEIAVSTREQTPNQSILVGALGRGGKGLYALDVTDPGNFTANKVMWEFADADLGNVLTRPVITKVTTQDGLLPVVVVGNGLNSANHRAFLFVINLETGELIAKLDTAKGSATEDNGLAAPKGWNLDRDPQGDIEYVYAGDLLGNVWKFDLSSTNTGNWGSYFKTGGVAKPMFVAKDSSHKAQPITGGIAIGIDPATYKRWIFFGTGRYITAGDPGSKDVQTWYGLIDSGSSIDDGRTTLKQRKVAHVVATSGDRVFEQARVNDMNNMKGWYIDMVNPPYATANKLGERVVSDSYLVGAVLNVNSIVPSADPCATEGTGYMNALDAYTGAATGNPYFDANGDGVFNALDYVIYVLSDGTQVKGTLGSQRSNSMITQGNLISDGSVGLLTAGTAVGGLEREKVNLADLQGRISWREIVRD, translated from the coding sequence TTGACCGAGAAGCCCCCAATGTCGCGTTCTCCTAGCCGCCGAAGGGCCTACCGTGACCGTCTATTAGCGCTTGGACTGACGTTCTCGGCCACGCTGATTGCGCTGCCGGTGAGTGCCACGATCGAATTCCCGGAGCTGCCGCTGCAGTCCGGTGTGAACGTGCCTCCGAACATCATGTTCACGCTCGACGACTCGGGTTCGATGCAGTTCGAGATCACGCCGGAACAGAACAAATCGCCACGCGGCGGGACCACCAACTCCGCTTTCAGTCCCAACTACGGATTTCCGGCGCTCACCTCCAACATCTACGTTGACGCCAACCTCGAGAACTTCGTGGTGACGACGGTTGAAGACGACTGGTTCAACCGCTTCTCGCGCTCGCCGAGCCACAACGCGTCGTACTACGATCCAACGGTGCGATACCTGCCGTGGGTGGCATCGGACGGAACCCTGTTCCCGAACGCCAGCGCTACGTGCGCGCTGAACAATCCGGCGGACGCCACTCGGGGCTGCCGTAACCTGACCGTGAACCTGACCGAGGCAGCCGTCTGGTACAGCTACACCAGCGGCAACGGTCGGGCGCCTGGCACCGACGGTCGCAACGACAGCCCCAGCTACCGAACCTACTACCCTGCGCGCTACTACCTCATGGATCGGTGCACGAACCATGAGAGCTCGACCTGCTACACGAAGGTGGAGATCAAATCCACCACAACGTCCTACGCGAAGTCGGCCGCCCGTACCGACTGCATGGGTGCGACGTGTACGTACGCGGAGGAAGTTCAGAACTTCGCAAACTGGTATACGTACTACCGGTCGCGTGTGCTAACTGCACGCGCGGGCGTGGGCCGTGCTTTCGTCGAGCAGACGGAGCGCGTTCGCATTGGTTTTGCGACCATCAACTCGACTGCACGGGACATCGACGGTGTAAGCACGCCGAAGATCCGAAGCGGGGTGCGCGCGTTCAATGCGACGCAGAAGGTGAACTTCTATACGCTGCTCTACACAACGGGCATGGCTGGAGGTACACCACTGCGCGAGACGGCCGACGTCATCGGAAAGTACTTCGCGCGTAGCGACAGCAGGGGGCCGTGGTCCGACACTCCGGGCACCACTTCGACATCGCCGCAGGTCTCGTGCCGCGCGAACTACCACATCCTGATGACCGACGGCTACTGGAATGGAAACGCCGGGCGTAGCGGCAACGTCGACAACACGATCGGCCCGACGTACACGCATCCAACGACGGGCGAGCAGCGCCGCTACGCGCCGAGGGTGCCGTTCATCGACGCATACTCCGGCACGCTCGCCGACACCGCCATGTACTACTGGGCAAATGATCTGCGAACGGATCTGACCAACAACGTCCGATCGAGCAGCCAGAATCCGGCCTTCTGGCAGCACGTCATCACCTTCGGCGTGGGTCTGGGCCTGACGACGAGCGTGAATCCGGAGCGCGCCTTCGCCGCCATCGAAAGCGGTGCCAACGTCACTTACCAAGGTGTCTACGGCGAGGGCGCGCGCACGGGCTGGCCGGAGCCCGGCCTCGCCCCGAACGGCGGCGATTCGGTCTACAACGTGGACGACCTTCTGCATGCGGCGGTCAACTCGCGCGGCGGCTTCTTCAGCGCGAAGGAGCCGGTGGCGTTCGCTTCCGGCATGCAGAATGTGCTGACACGCATCAATGAACGTGAGGCGTCGGCATCGAGCGTCGCGGCCAACAGCTCGTCGGTCGGAACCGATACGCGTCTGTTTCAGGCCAGCTATGTCTCCGGCAGCTGGACGGGCGAGGTGAAGGCCTTTCCGGTCGTCAGAAACCAGGGCGGCGTCGATGCGACCCGGACCTTATGGACGGCTTCGACGGGCATTCCGGCCAATGCGGGAGATCGCAAGATCTTCACCTGGAACGGTTCAGCGGGCGTGCCGTTCGCCTGGAACAGCCTGAGCAGCGCCCAGAAGACCGCGCTAGGCGGCGAGACGGTGCTGAATTACCTGCGCGGAGTGCGTACGGGTGAGCGGCAGAATGGCGGCACGCTCCGCAACCGCACCCAGGTGCTGGGCGATATCGTCAACTCGTCGCCCGCCTACGTGGATGCGACACAGACAGTGTATGTGGGCTCCAACGACGGGATGCTGCATGCGTTCTCGGCTCTGGATGGTGCCGAGAAGTTCGCGTACGTGCCCGGAAACGTGAGCTGGACCGGTTTGCAGAGTCTGAGCCACAACGACTACACGCACCAGTACTTCGTGGACGGCGAGATCGCAGTGTCCACACGCGAGCAGACACCGAACCAGAGCATTCTGGTCGGCGCGCTGGGGCGCGGCGGCAAGGGCCTGTACGCGCTAGACGTGACAGATCCAGGCAACTTCACCGCCAACAAAGTGATGTGGGAGTTCGCGGATGCCGACCTTGGCAACGTGCTGACTCGTCCCGTGATCACCAAGGTGACCACGCAGGACGGCCTGCTTCCCGTGGTCGTCGTGGGCAACGGTCTGAACAGTGCCAATCACCGTGCGTTCCTGTTCGTGATCAATCTGGAAACGGGCGAGCTGATCGCCAAGCTCGATACCGCCAAGGGTTCGGCCACCGAGGACAACGGCCTGGCCGCCCCGAAAGGCTGGAATCTCGATCGTGATCCGCAGGGTGATATCGAATACGTCTATGCAGGCGACCTGCTCGGCAACGTCTGGAAGTTCGACCTCAGCAGTACGAACACGGGCAACTGGGGTTCGTACTTCAAGACTGGCGGCGTGGCGAAGCCGATGTTCGTGGCCAAGGATTCGTCCCACAAGGCGCAGCCCATTACTGGCGGTATCGCCATCGGGATCGATCCCGCCACCTACAAGCGCTGGATCTTCTTCGGAACAGGCCGTTACATCACCGCCGGCGACCCTGGCAGCAAGGACGTGCAGACCTGGTATGGCCTGATCGATAGCGGTTCGTCCATTGACGACGGGCGCACGACCCTCAAGCAGCGCAAGGTCGCGCATGTGGTGGCTACCTCGGGTGATCGCGTGTTCGAGCAGGCCAGGGTCAACGACATGAACAATATGAAGGGGTGGTACATCGATATGGTGAATCCGCCGTACGCCACCGCCAACAAGCTTGGGGAGCGTGTGGTGTCCGACTCGTACCTGGTGGGAGCGGTGCTCAATGTCAACAGTATCGTGCCATCGGCAGATCCCTGCGCAACTGAGGGCACGGGATACATGAATGCTCTCGATGCCTATACCGGCGCAGCAACGGGTAATCCGTACTTCGACGCCAATGGAGACGGCGTGTTCAACGCGCTCGATTACGTCATCTATGTCCTGTCGGACGGTACGCAAGTAAAGGGAACGCTGGGCAGCCAGAGGAGCAACAGCATGATCACCCAGGGCAACCTTATCTCGGACGGCAGTGTTGGACTCCTGACCGCGGGCACCGCAGTCGGCGGGCTGGAGAGGGAGAAGGTGAACCTGGCCGACTTGCAGGGGCGCATATCCTGGCGAGAGATCGTGAGGGACTGA
- a CDS encoding type IV pilin protein, which translates to MRDCQTVQMRRGFTLIELMIVVLVIGVLAAIAYPSYSQHVIKSRRAAAQACLQEVAQYMERFYTTNLTYVGAAVPVMQCRTDLGRFYTIGLQAAATDKGYTLQAVPTTAQKDPRCATLSMDVAGTKGVSGTDDATQCW; encoded by the coding sequence ATGCGCGACTGTCAGACGGTTCAGATGCGGCGTGGCTTCACTCTGATCGAGCTTATGATCGTGGTGCTGGTCATCGGGGTTCTAGCGGCAATCGCCTACCCGTCGTACTCACAACACGTCATCAAGAGCAGGCGTGCGGCCGCCCAGGCGTGCCTTCAGGAAGTGGCGCAGTACATGGAACGCTTCTATACGACAAACCTGACGTACGTAGGAGCAGCGGTGCCAGTGATGCAGTGTCGCACCGATCTGGGCAGGTTCTACACGATCGGTTTACAGGCGGCCGCGACGGATAAGGGCTATACGCTGCAAGCCGTTCCGACGACCGCTCAGAAGGACCCCAGGTGCGCGACATTGAGCATGGACGTCGCTGGCACGAAGGGCGTAAGTGGCACGGACGACGCAACGCAATGCTGGTGA
- a CDS encoding PH domain-containing protein, whose protein sequence is MPTFEEVREQLAEFHTFNHTGFGKEARYLPQVLSPDERIYACARGFVDNATWMIVCTGTRIILLYKGIFVGLKVKEIPLNSISSATYAIGRVSGAVTLVVNGSEVIITHVNKDAAKWLVDVVRWAYEHLSNPIAPFAQPDPANDLISKLERIGRLHKRGLITDAQLEEQRERLLANHRH, encoded by the coding sequence ATGCCTACGTTTGAAGAGGTACGAGAACAGCTCGCCGAGTTCCACACCTTCAACCACACTGGCTTCGGCAAGGAAGCCAGGTACCTGCCGCAGGTGCTTTCGCCCGATGAGAGGATCTACGCCTGCGCACGAGGCTTCGTCGACAACGCGACCTGGATGATCGTGTGCACTGGTACGCGCATCATCTTGCTATACAAGGGCATCTTCGTCGGCCTCAAGGTCAAGGAGATTCCGCTGAATAGCATCAGCTCGGCGACCTATGCCATTGGTCGAGTGAGTGGGGCGGTCACTCTGGTGGTGAATGGAAGCGAGGTCATCATCACGCACGTCAACAAAGACGCCGCCAAGTGGTTGGTCGATGTTGTGCGCTGGGCCTACGAGCACCTGAGCAACCCGATTGCTCCTTTCGCGCAGCCCGATCCCGCCAACGACTTGATCAGCAAGCTAGAACGAATCGGACGGCTTCACAAAAGAGGCCTGATTACGGATGCCCAGCTCGAAGAACAGCGAGAGCGCTTGCTCGCCAATCACCGGCACTGA
- a CDS encoding PilW family protein has product MRAPERRQRGFSLIELMVSLLIGLIVIGGAASLFISNRQTSRTAESLSRMQETARIAFEMMSRDIREAAGNPCAKMAPVANVINNSTQAANWWANWGAGILGYDNAVPFPGAAFGSAVTARVSGTDAIEVKSGAASPGFTVVAHTTGTASIQLNTATHGLVPGDAVMICDYAQVAIGQINDADSASDTVILTHGGGEPGNCSMGLGFPTDCGDAIGNAYQYRPNSVLTKLSSVRWYIGNNGRGGRSLYRGTRSANEEIAENVSDLQLTYLVGDNHVASTAVTSWADVAAVEVAVTVVSSDRVAVGNQTLNRTLTHIVAIRNRTP; this is encoded by the coding sequence ATGAGGGCCCCTGAACGCCGTCAACGGGGATTCAGCCTGATCGAGCTGATGGTTTCCCTCTTGATCGGCCTCATCGTCATCGGCGGCGCCGCCAGCCTGTTCATCAGCAATCGTCAGACCTCGCGAACGGCCGAGAGCCTGAGCCGAATGCAGGAGACCGCGCGCATTGCGTTCGAAATGATGTCGCGCGACATCCGCGAGGCCGCGGGTAATCCGTGCGCGAAGATGGCTCCTGTCGCCAATGTGATCAACAACAGCACGCAGGCGGCAAACTGGTGGGCCAACTGGGGCGCCGGCATTCTTGGGTATGACAATGCCGTCCCATTTCCAGGCGCCGCATTCGGCAGCGCTGTCACGGCGCGCGTGAGCGGAACGGACGCGATCGAGGTGAAGTCAGGGGCGGCCTCGCCAGGCTTCACGGTGGTCGCGCACACCACCGGCACCGCCTCCATCCAGCTCAACACTGCGACCCACGGGTTGGTGCCTGGCGACGCGGTGATGATCTGCGACTACGCGCAGGTCGCAATCGGTCAGATCAACGATGCCGACAGCGCAAGCGATACCGTCATCCTGACCCATGGCGGTGGCGAACCCGGCAATTGCAGCATGGGACTCGGATTCCCGACGGATTGCGGAGATGCCATCGGCAACGCCTATCAGTACCGACCGAACTCGGTGCTGACAAAGCTGAGCTCGGTACGCTGGTACATCGGGAATAACGGGCGAGGCGGTCGCTCGCTGTACCGCGGAACACGATCCGCGAACGAGGAAATTGCCGAGAACGTCAGCGACCTTCAGCTGACCTATCTGGTCGGCGACAACCACGTCGCTTCCACGGCCGTTACGAGCTGGGCAGATGTCGCGGCGGTGGAAGTCGCGGTGACAGTGGTGAGCAGCGATCGGGTCGCGGTTGGAAACCAGACGTTGAACCGAACGCTGACGCACATCGTGGCCATCAGGAACCGCACGCCATGA
- a CDS encoding GspH/FimT family protein: MTYQSTNHTVLERTVPEGMPNETRVQQSRIGSQTPMIGDRYRWKTDPFASGRARGVTFVELMVVLVVLAILMGMAVPSFEIVRNSSRLAAQTNELVTAVQLARSEAVTRRQWVSVCRSDDGTTCAAAATSWDGWMVFVDTNRDGARQNAEDRLRVGEVRAPVSVLASNSLMNNLVTFRPDGFARNGSALLNATISVCIPTTKPSDNRRLLTIASGSRVAVEAANGNGTCVAP; this comes from the coding sequence GTGACCTACCAGTCCACCAATCACACCGTGCTCGAAAGAACCGTTCCAGAGGGAATGCCAAACGAAACGCGTGTCCAGCAGTCTCGGATCGGCAGCCAGACGCCGATGATTGGAGACCGGTATCGCTGGAAGACCGATCCGTTTGCGTCCGGCCGGGCGCGCGGCGTGACCTTCGTGGAGCTGATGGTCGTGCTGGTGGTGTTGGCTATCCTGATGGGCATGGCTGTGCCCAGCTTCGAGATCGTGCGCAATTCGAGTCGGCTAGCAGCCCAGACCAATGAACTGGTGACGGCCGTCCAGCTCGCTCGCAGCGAAGCCGTAACTCGTAGGCAGTGGGTGAGTGTGTGCCGCAGTGACGACGGCACGACCTGCGCCGCCGCGGCCACGTCGTGGGATGGGTGGATGGTCTTCGTCGACACCAACCGGGACGGTGCGCGTCAGAACGCCGAGGATCGCTTGCGCGTCGGTGAAGTGCGCGCACCGGTATCTGTGCTGGCCAGCAACTCGCTGATGAACAACCTGGTCACGTTCCGGCCCGACGGCTTCGCGCGAAACGGGAGTGCGTTGCTCAACGCGACGATCAGCGTCTGCATTCCCACTACGAAGCCATCCGATAACCGCCGGCTTCTGACAATCGCCTCGGGCAGCCGGGTGGCAGTCGAAGCAGCCAACGGAAACGGTACCTGCGTGGCCCCTTGA
- a CDS encoding pilus assembly PilX family protein — protein sequence MKHGPYAPVNQGGVALVTALILLLIMTVLGLVMLRVTLLEERMSANLYARSLSFQATEAALREAESLLIVSPPPIFTSGCANGLCTMPVATEVDRWDNNTNFTSWRPATAGLKTLQGTPEFFIEDMGKHPAWPGCDQEVPIQSTCLRPRYRITARSGSGPADVLLQSNYMTP from the coding sequence ATGAAGCATGGTCCTTATGCCCCTGTGAATCAGGGCGGCGTCGCGCTCGTGACGGCGTTGATTCTGCTGCTCATCATGACCGTGCTCGGCCTGGTCATGCTGCGCGTCACTCTGCTGGAAGAGCGTATGAGTGCGAACTTGTACGCGCGCAGCCTCAGCTTCCAGGCGACGGAGGCGGCCCTTCGCGAAGCCGAAAGCCTGTTGATTGTGTCGCCTCCACCGATCTTCACCTCCGGCTGCGCCAATGGACTGTGCACCATGCCAGTCGCCACGGAGGTCGACCGCTGGGACAACAACACCAACTTCACCAGTTGGCGGCCGGCGACAGCGGGACTGAAGACTCTACAGGGCACGCCAGAGTTCTTTATCGAGGACATGGGCAAGCATCCGGCATGGCCCGGTTGCGACCAGGAAGTACCGATCCAGTCCACGTGCCTCCGACCGCGCTATCGCATCACCGCCCGCAGCGGCAGCGGCCCTGCCGATGTCCTGCTGCAGTCCAACTACATGACGCCTTGA
- the pilV gene encoding type IV pilus modification protein PilV, whose protein sequence is MSKIQCYPARLAKGASLLEVLVAVLVLAVGLLGVAALQATALRNNQSSYERSEAVILSYAMFDVLRANRAAAIAGDYNLAEWTCAVPTAGTRADNERRRWMQAMQRSLGSTACGSVACMNEELCIVGLRWDDARGTGDRTAARTYSIETRTRL, encoded by the coding sequence ATGTCGAAGATTCAGTGCTATCCGGCCCGACTGGCCAAGGGCGCAAGCCTGCTCGAGGTTCTTGTCGCTGTATTGGTGCTCGCCGTTGGCCTGCTGGGCGTGGCCGCACTGCAGGCGACTGCGTTACGCAACAACCAGAGCTCCTACGAGCGCAGCGAAGCGGTGATCCTGAGCTACGCGATGTTCGACGTTCTGCGCGCCAACCGGGCCGCCGCGATCGCGGGCGATTACAACCTGGCCGAATGGACCTGCGCGGTGCCAACCGCCGGTACTCGCGCCGATAACGAGCGTCGTCGCTGGATGCAGGCGATGCAAAGGAGCCTGGGCAGCACGGCCTGCGGCAGCGTCGCTTGCATGAATGAGGAACTCTGCATCGTTGGCCTGCGCTGGGACGACGCGCGTGGCACTGGCGATCGTACGGCCGCGCGGACGTATTCCATCGAGACCAGGACACGGCTATGA
- a CDS encoding helix-hairpin-helix domain-containing protein, whose translation MARTTQRNAGEVNRNERDACFAASKEVARETDNRVGRLVAFSPQEREVLLSVSGIGPTVVERLEQIGFNSLQELAGADVLEVVASVAGLVGSRCWRNSPLARSAVQAAIDLARSRQNDA comes from the coding sequence GTGGCACGGACGACGCAACGCAATGCTGGTGAGGTCAATCGCAACGAGAGAGATGCCTGCTTCGCTGCTTCGAAGGAGGTGGCTCGTGAGACGGATAACAGGGTAGGGCGCCTGGTGGCATTCTCACCGCAAGAAAGAGAGGTACTGCTGTCTGTCAGCGGCATCGGTCCGACGGTGGTCGAGCGCCTTGAGCAGATCGGGTTCAACTCACTGCAGGAACTCGCTGGCGCGGATGTGCTTGAGGTGGTTGCTAGCGTAGCTGGCTTGGTGGGCTCTAGGTGCTGGAGAAACAGCCCTCTGGCGAGATCAGCAGTTCAGGCAGCGATCGATCTGGCGAGATCCAGGCAAAACGACGCCTAG